A stretch of Janibacter endophyticus DNA encodes these proteins:
- a CDS encoding TM0106 family RecB-like putative nuclease, producing MFFPEPGGRAVISPSDLRAASTCELALLTEMDVRLGRTPRGEVVEDPMLQRAAQLGEEHEQRVLAALEAAHPGRVHRVEVRERSLAGWADAHADTVAALSSDAEVIYQAVLLGDRFLGLADFLVRDEAGRWLVCDTKLARRESVPALLQVAAYADVLAATGAEVAPVARLILGDGDERDVALADVVPVMRARLARLRHVLDTHQDEGGPVVWGDGRWIACLRCETCQEHLEASDDVLLVAGVHTGQRQHLLDAGVATVADLAARTEPVDGLSDERLARVRAQARLQIKAAEDAAAAAADPSSGSGPPFVHHEVHSPDVLATIPAPSPGDIFFDFEGDPMWAEPGSADWGLEYLFGCLEAPVEECGEGRFVPFWAHDRAQERQALIDFIAYVKERRARWPDLHIYHYADYERSALLRLAARHGVCEEDVDDLLRDGVLVDLYTVVRGAIRVSQRSYSIKKLEPLYMGDRLRNQDGVTGGADSIVVYHEYTSALLDGRDTDARDLIEDIRDYNEYDCLSTLGLRDWLLERAAEHGIVPQPLTEPEVSAHEPHPTEVALRDLLGAVAGHERDDDQWALALMAAAVQYNRREHKPFWWQHFDRLRNPVDEWTSGTDVFHVAEAEATTDWSKEGRQRSLRRHVRLTGSFPAGTRVGPGTSLYALYGAPPPAGLEVAGVARGLTGVTVREVEPHDDGAMTLLIEETLKKDVEEYSDLPIALTPGSPPATRSIDEALEELAASVLGACETQGSTDRPVCIPEQPALDLLARRTPRLVGDAPLPALTGAGDSIAVLTEAVRRLDRSYLAVQGPPGTGKTYVGSRVIAALVTEHGWRVGVVAQGHAAIENVLDAVVKAGVDPAWVGKAAKGDSPAWTALARADDLAGFAAAADEAGHGYVIGGTAWDLTNTKRVQRGQLDLVVVDEAGQFALAPTLAASVAADRLLLLGDPQQLPQVSQGSHPDPVHLSALGWLLDGAATIPAELGYFLGVTWRMHPELTQIASRLSYDGELVAQEEVTTARSLEGVEPGLHLRTVEHQGRTTDSPEEAAAVVDLVRDLAGRTWTAPDEEDAADGRPLRPEDVLVVTAYNHQVGTVRRALAAAGLPEVRVGTVDSFQGQEAPVVILSMSASSTHDISRGVDFLLSRNRLNVSVSRGQHAAFVVMSPRLTEAAPRSTSELVALGAFLGMLEGAVS from the coding sequence ATGTTCTTCCCCGAGCCCGGTGGGCGCGCCGTCATCTCCCCGAGCGACCTGCGGGCCGCGTCGACGTGCGAGCTGGCGCTGCTCACCGAGATGGACGTCCGGCTCGGACGGACGCCCCGCGGGGAGGTCGTCGAGGACCCGATGCTGCAGCGGGCCGCCCAGCTCGGCGAGGAGCACGAGCAGCGGGTGCTCGCCGCGCTCGAGGCCGCCCACCCTGGGCGCGTGCACCGCGTCGAGGTGCGCGAGCGCTCCCTCGCCGGGTGGGCGGACGCCCACGCCGACACGGTTGCGGCGCTCTCCTCCGACGCCGAGGTGATCTACCAGGCGGTGCTGCTCGGCGACCGATTCCTCGGGCTCGCCGACTTCCTCGTCCGTGACGAGGCCGGTCGGTGGCTCGTCTGCGACACGAAGCTCGCCCGCCGCGAGAGCGTCCCCGCTCTCCTCCAGGTCGCCGCCTACGCGGACGTGCTCGCCGCGACCGGCGCCGAGGTCGCTCCGGTCGCCCGGCTGATCCTCGGCGACGGCGACGAGCGCGACGTGGCCCTGGCCGACGTCGTCCCGGTGATGCGGGCGCGGCTGGCGCGCCTGCGGCACGTCCTCGACACCCACCAGGACGAAGGGGGTCCGGTCGTCTGGGGCGACGGCCGCTGGATCGCGTGCCTGCGCTGCGAGACCTGCCAGGAGCACCTCGAGGCGAGCGACGACGTGCTGCTCGTCGCGGGCGTGCACACCGGCCAGCGGCAGCACCTCCTCGACGCCGGGGTCGCGACCGTGGCCGACCTCGCGGCCCGCACGGAGCCGGTCGACGGTCTGAGCGACGAGCGGCTGGCCCGCGTGCGGGCCCAGGCCCGCCTGCAGATCAAGGCCGCCGAGGACGCGGCGGCAGCCGCTGCCGACCCGAGCTCGGGCAGCGGACCCCCCTTCGTCCACCACGAGGTCCACTCCCCCGACGTCCTCGCGACGATCCCGGCACCGAGCCCGGGTGACATCTTCTTCGACTTCGAGGGCGACCCGATGTGGGCCGAGCCGGGGTCGGCGGACTGGGGGCTGGAGTACCTCTTCGGCTGCCTCGAGGCTCCGGTGGAGGAGTGCGGCGAGGGCCGCTTCGTCCCGTTCTGGGCGCACGACCGCGCGCAGGAGCGGCAGGCGCTCATCGACTTCATCGCCTACGTCAAGGAGCGGCGGGCGCGGTGGCCCGACCTGCACATCTACCACTACGCCGACTACGAGCGCTCAGCGCTGCTGCGCCTGGCTGCCCGGCACGGGGTGTGCGAGGAAGACGTCGACGACCTGCTCCGCGACGGGGTCCTCGTCGACCTCTACACGGTGGTGCGCGGGGCGATCCGGGTCTCGCAGCGCTCCTACAGCATCAAGAAGCTCGAGCCCCTCTACATGGGCGACCGGCTCCGCAACCAGGACGGCGTGACCGGCGGCGCCGACTCGATCGTCGTCTACCACGAGTACACGAGCGCTCTCCTCGACGGACGAGACACCGACGCCCGAGACCTCATCGAGGACATCCGGGACTACAACGAGTACGACTGTCTCTCGACGCTCGGGCTGCGCGACTGGCTGCTCGAGCGCGCCGCCGAGCACGGCATCGTCCCCCAGCCGCTCACCGAGCCCGAGGTCAGCGCGCACGAGCCGCACCCGACCGAGGTCGCGCTGCGCGACCTGCTCGGAGCCGTGGCCGGGCACGAGCGCGACGACGACCAGTGGGCGCTCGCCCTCATGGCTGCGGCCGTCCAGTACAACCGGCGGGAGCACAAGCCCTTCTGGTGGCAGCACTTCGACCGGCTGCGCAACCCCGTCGACGAGTGGACCTCGGGGACGGACGTCTTCCACGTCGCCGAGGCCGAGGCGACCACCGACTGGTCCAAGGAGGGACGGCAGCGCAGCCTGCGCCGGCACGTCCGGCTCACCGGGAGCTTCCCGGCCGGGACCCGGGTGGGACCGGGCACGTCGCTGTACGCGCTCTACGGGGCGCCACCCCCGGCCGGGCTCGAGGTGGCTGGTGTGGCGCGGGGGCTCACCGGTGTCACGGTGCGCGAGGTCGAGCCGCACGACGACGGCGCGATGACGCTCCTCATCGAGGAGACGCTGAAGAAGGACGTCGAGGAGTACTCCGACCTGCCCATCGCGCTCACCCCCGGCAGCCCGCCGGCGACCCGCTCGATCGACGAGGCGCTCGAGGAGCTCGCAGCCTCGGTCCTCGGCGCGTGCGAGACGCAGGGGTCCACCGACCGACCGGTCTGCATCCCCGAGCAGCCTGCCCTCGACCTGCTGGCGCGACGCACGCCACGCCTCGTCGGGGACGCCCCGCTGCCTGCGCTGACCGGCGCCGGCGACTCGATCGCCGTCCTGACCGAGGCCGTCCGGCGACTGGACCGCTCCTACCTCGCCGTCCAGGGCCCGCCGGGCACCGGCAAGACCTATGTCGGGTCCCGGGTCATCGCCGCCCTGGTCACGGAGCACGGCTGGCGGGTCGGTGTCGTCGCCCAGGGGCATGCCGCGATCGAGAACGTCCTCGACGCCGTCGTCAAGGCAGGCGTCGACCCGGCCTGGGTCGGCAAGGCGGCGAAGGGGGACTCCCCCGCCTGGACCGCGCTCGCCCGGGCGGACGACCTCGCAGGCTTCGCCGCGGCGGCAGATGAGGCGGGGCACGGCTACGTCATCGGCGGCACCGCGTGGGACCTCACCAACACCAAGCGCGTGCAGCGCGGACAGCTCGACCTCGTCGTCGTCGATGAGGCGGGGCAGTTCGCGCTCGCCCCGACGCTGGCCGCCTCGGTGGCCGCCGACCGCCTGCTCCTGCTCGGCGACCCCCAGCAGCTGCCGCAGGTCAGCCAGGGCAGCCACCCCGATCCGGTGCACCTCTCGGCGCTCGGGTGGCTGCTCGACGGAGCCGCGACGATCCCGGCAGAGCTCGGCTACTTCCTCGGCGTGACCTGGCGGATGCACCCCGAGCTCACCCAGATCGCCTCCCGCCTGTCCTACGACGGCGAGCTCGTGGCGCAGGAAGAGGTGACGACCGCCCGGTCGCTCGAGGGGGTCGAGCCGGGACTCCACCTGCGCACCGTCGAGCACCAGGGTCGGACGACCGACTCCCCCGAGGAGGCCGCGGCCGTCGTCGACCTCGTCCGCGACCTCGCCGGTCGCACCTGGACTGCGCCGGACGAGGAGGACGCCGCCGACGGCCGACCCCTTCGTCCCGAGGACGTCCTCGTCGTCACCGCCTACAACCACCAGGTCGGCACGGTCCGTCGCGCGCTGGCGGCCGCCGGGCTGCCCGAGGTCCGGGTCGGCACGGTCGACAGCTTCCAGGGGCAGGAGGCGCCGGTCGTCATCCTGTCGATGTCCGCGAGCTCGACCCACGACATCTCCCGGGGCGTCGACTTCCTGCTCAGCCGCAACCGGCTCAACGTGTCGGTCTCCCGCGGCCAGCACGCCGCCTTCGTCGTCATGTCGCCCCGGCTCACCGAGGCAGCACCCCGCTCGACGAGCGAGCTCGTCGCGCTCGGCGCCTTCCTCGGGATGCTCGAGGGTGCCGTCTCGTAG
- a CDS encoding dolichyl-phosphate-mannose--protein mannosyltransferase, whose product MDRVDSVAGRPALLRARLLGRLPTWDSRRERLLGWWGPLTFAILGGILRFWRLDRPHQLVFDETYYVKQGVSMLEYGTEMRWKGEGEKVDPLFTHGTLDVFKTTEGDMVVHPPVGKWVIAFGEWVFGATSSWGWRFSVALLGTISIVMIGRIARRLFASSFLGTAAAFLTAFEGHHFVHSRTALLDIILMFFALAAFGALLVDRDWYRERLAHVVGSAPPGTRWRYGPVIWWRPWRLVAALMLGLATGTKWSGLYFFAAFGLMTLFWDIGARRAVGVRHWFAGAVLKDGLLAFVSMTAVILVTYLASFVGWFRSEHGYARHWAAEHPDEGVTWLPEALRSLLQYHQEILHFHNGLTSPHSYESNPWSWSIQSRPTSFFYETKGVDDVGCGIEKCSKAISSLGTVSVWWVATAALFVLLVAWAMRRDWRAGAILAGLAGGWLPWFFIQHRTIFTFYTISFQPWIVLAVVYLLALLVPPAGATRRRRQVGYVVIGCYLLVVLANFAFYWPVYTAQVIPYEQWQWRMWFPSWV is encoded by the coding sequence ATGGATCGCGTCGACTCCGTCGCGGGTCGGCCCGCGCTGCTGCGCGCGCGACTCCTCGGCCGCCTCCCCACGTGGGACTCGCGCCGCGAGCGGCTCCTCGGCTGGTGGGGGCCCCTGACCTTCGCGATCCTCGGGGGCATCCTGCGCTTCTGGCGGCTCGACCGTCCGCACCAGCTGGTCTTCGACGAGACGTACTACGTCAAGCAGGGCGTCTCGATGCTCGAGTACGGCACCGAGATGCGGTGGAAGGGCGAGGGCGAGAAGGTCGACCCGCTCTTCACCCACGGCACCCTCGACGTCTTCAAGACCACCGAGGGCGACATGGTCGTCCACCCGCCGGTCGGCAAGTGGGTCATCGCGTTCGGCGAGTGGGTCTTCGGGGCGACGAGCTCGTGGGGGTGGCGCTTCTCGGTGGCGCTGCTCGGGACGATCTCGATCGTCATGATCGGGCGGATCGCGCGGCGGCTCTTCGCGAGCAGCTTCCTCGGGACGGCGGCGGCCTTCCTCACGGCGTTCGAGGGGCACCACTTCGTGCACTCGCGCACCGCGCTGCTCGACATCATCCTCATGTTCTTCGCGCTCGCGGCCTTCGGGGCGCTGCTCGTCGACCGTGACTGGTACCGAGAGCGGCTGGCTCACGTCGTCGGGTCGGCGCCGCCGGGCACGCGCTGGCGCTACGGGCCGGTGATCTGGTGGCGGCCGTGGCGGCTCGTCGCGGCGCTCATGCTGGGGCTCGCGACCGGCACGAAGTGGTCGGGCCTGTACTTCTTCGCCGCCTTCGGGCTGATGACTCTCTTCTGGGACATCGGTGCCCGGCGCGCGGTGGGCGTGCGGCACTGGTTCGCGGGCGCGGTGCTCAAGGACGGGCTGCTCGCCTTCGTGTCGATGACCGCGGTGATCCTCGTGACCTATCTCGCGAGCTTCGTCGGGTGGTTCCGCAGCGAGCACGGCTACGCCCGGCACTGGGCCGCCGAGCATCCGGACGAAGGGGTGACCTGGCTGCCCGAGGCGCTCCGCTCGCTCCTGCAGTACCACCAGGAGATCCTGCACTTCCACAACGGGCTGACCTCGCCGCACAGCTACGAGTCCAACCCGTGGTCGTGGTCGATCCAGTCGCGTCCGACGTCCTTCTTCTACGAGACGAAGGGGGTCGACGACGTCGGCTGCGGGATCGAGAAGTGCAGCAAGGCGATCAGCTCCCTCGGGACGGTGTCGGTCTGGTGGGTGGCGACGGCGGCGCTCTTCGTCCTCCTCGTTGCGTGGGCGATGCGGCGGGACTGGCGGGCCGGGGCGATCCTCGCCGGCCTGGCCGGCGGCTGGCTGCCGTGGTTCTTCATCCAGCACCGGACGATCTTCACCTTCTACACGATCTCCTTCCAGCCGTGGATCGTGCTCGCGGTGGTCTACCTGCTCGCGCTGCTCGTGCCGCCCGCGGGGGCGACGCGGCGGCGGCGACAGGTCGGGTACGTCGTCATCGGCTGCTACTTGCTCGTGGTGCTCGCGAACTTCGCCTTCTACTGGCCGGTCTACACCGCCCAGGTCATCCCGTACGAGCAGTGGCAGTGGCGCATGTGGTTCCCCAGCTGGGTCTAG
- the rsmI gene encoding 16S rRNA (cytidine(1402)-2'-O)-methyltransferase, protein MPLILAATPIGDPRDAAPRLAEVLASAEVVAAEDTRRLRRLCAALDVTPTGRVLSYHEHNEAARTADLVEAVAKGESVVLVTDAGMPSVSDPGYRVVRACVDADLPVTCVPGPSAVLMALAVSGLPVDRFCFEGFLPRKDGERRRVLEELAHERRTMVFFEAPHRLATALSAMAEVFGPDRPAAVCRELTKTYEEVRRGGLAELAEWAVEGARGEITVVVSGLPSGVGVMTLEEASARVAELVASGVRRKEAAAQVAAETGLSKKALYDSGLTSPPSP, encoded by the coding sequence ATGCCCCTGATCCTCGCCGCGACCCCCATCGGTGACCCCCGGGACGCCGCGCCGCGCCTCGCCGAGGTGCTCGCGAGCGCCGAGGTCGTCGCCGCCGAGGACACTCGCCGGCTGCGCCGCCTGTGCGCGGCGCTCGACGTGACCCCGACCGGTCGGGTGCTCAGCTACCACGAGCACAACGAGGCGGCGCGCACCGCGGACCTCGTCGAGGCCGTGGCGAAGGGGGAGAGCGTCGTCCTCGTCACGGACGCCGGGATGCCTTCGGTCTCGGACCCGGGCTACCGGGTGGTCCGGGCGTGCGTCGACGCGGACCTGCCGGTGACCTGCGTGCCCGGCCCGAGCGCGGTCCTCATGGCGCTCGCGGTGTCGGGCCTGCCGGTCGACCGCTTCTGCTTCGAGGGCTTCCTGCCCCGCAAGGACGGCGAGCGGCGTCGGGTCCTCGAGGAGCTGGCCCACGAGCGCCGGACGATGGTCTTCTTCGAGGCGCCGCACCGGCTGGCGACGGCGCTGTCGGCGATGGCGGAGGTCTTCGGGCCGGACCGGCCGGCCGCTGTGTGCCGGGAACTGACGAAGACCTACGAGGAGGTCCGAAGGGGTGGCCTCGCCGAGCTCGCGGAGTGGGCCGTCGAGGGGGCGCGGGGCGAGATCACCGTCGTCGTGTCGGGCCTGCCGTCGGGCGTGGGCGTCATGACGCTCGAGGAGGCCTCCGCCCGGGTGGCCGAGCTCGTCGCCTCCGGCGTCCGCCGCAAGGAGGCCGCCGCCCAGGTGGCCGCCGAGACCGGCCTGAGCAAGAAGGCCCTCTACGACTCCGGCCTGACCTCACCCCCTTCGCCCTGA
- a CDS encoding histidine phosphatase family protein, whose protein sequence is MTQPADPTDETPEPLETPFVDGLDDDPTPESGTDVPLAKESPEAAEGAAAEAAAGAAEGHRAGRGGDERTVVHLLRHGEVYNPEKILYGRLPGYHLSDLGHEMARIVADHLADRDLALIVHSPLVRTAETAAPTLERHGLEAVVDPRVIEAGNKFEGRRFRKRLLLDPRRWWWMRDPTKPTWGESYKAIAKRMTEAIEDARDHARGREVLIVSHQLPIWTIRSAMEGRNLWHDPRRRQCNLASLTTLTYRGDELESVSYNEPVAHLYPQAEKLPGA, encoded by the coding sequence ATGACGCAGCCCGCCGACCCGACGGACGAGACGCCCGAGCCCCTCGAGACCCCCTTCGTCGACGGGCTCGACGACGACCCCACCCCTGAGTCGGGTACCGACGTCCCGCTCGCCAAGGAGTCCCCGGAGGCCGCCGAGGGCGCCGCCGCAGAGGCCGCCGCCGGCGCCGCCGAGGGTCACCGCGCCGGGCGCGGCGGCGACGAGCGCACCGTCGTCCACCTCCTGCGCCACGGCGAGGTCTACAACCCCGAGAAGATCCTCTACGGCCGCCTCCCCGGCTACCACCTCTCCGACCTCGGCCACGAGATGGCCCGCATCGTCGCCGACCACCTCGCCGACCGCGACCTCGCCCTGATCGTCCACAGCCCGCTCGTGCGCACCGCCGAGACCGCTGCCCCGACGCTCGAGCGGCACGGCCTCGAGGCCGTCGTCGACCCCCGGGTCATCGAGGCAGGCAACAAGTTCGAGGGCCGTCGCTTCCGCAAGCGGCTCCTGCTCGACCCGCGCCGCTGGTGGTGGATGCGCGACCCCACCAAGCCCACCTGGGGCGAGTCGTACAAGGCCATCGCCAAGCGGATGACCGAGGCCATCGAGGACGCCCGCGACCACGCCCGCGGCCGCGAGGTGCTCATCGTCAGCCACCAGCTGCCGATCTGGACGATCCGCAGCGCGATGGAGGGCCGCAACCTCTGGCACGACCCTCGCCGCCGCCAGTGCAACCTCGCCTCGCTGACGACCCTCACCTACCGTGGTGACGAGCTCGAGTCCGTGAGCTACAACGAGCCGGTCGCCCACCTCTACCCGCAGGCCGAGAAGCTGCCGGGAGCCTGA
- a CDS encoding TlpA family protein disulfide reductase, whose amino-acid sequence MTTRTTRRLAGALTAAALALGAAACSDPNSVAEQAKANPDAGYVAGDGSIVAVAPEDRKEPVTLSGETLDGGTLALADMRGKVVVVNLWASWCGPCEAEAPHLVALAEKYEGKPVELVGIDYREPSKETGLAQSKAWGFTWPSIFDKTGTSAIAMQGVLASQPSTAILDIEGRIAASVQGATTEATLAGLVDDVLAEGGAKE is encoded by the coding sequence ATGACGACCCGCACCACCCGCCGGCTCGCCGGCGCCCTCACCGCCGCCGCCCTGGCCCTCGGGGCGGCCGCATGCAGCGACCCCAACTCGGTCGCCGAGCAGGCCAAGGCCAACCCCGACGCCGGCTACGTCGCGGGCGACGGCTCGATCGTCGCGGTCGCCCCCGAGGACCGCAAGGAGCCGGTGACCCTGAGCGGCGAGACCCTCGACGGAGGCACCCTGGCGCTGGCGGACATGCGGGGCAAGGTCGTCGTCGTCAACCTCTGGGCCAGCTGGTGCGGCCCGTGCGAGGCCGAGGCGCCGCACCTCGTCGCGCTCGCCGAGAAGTACGAGGGCAAGCCGGTCGAGCTCGTCGGCATCGACTACCGCGAGCCGAGCAAGGAGACCGGCCTGGCGCAGTCCAAGGCATGGGGATTCACCTGGCCCTCGATCTTCGACAAGACGGGTACCTCCGCCATCGCGATGCAGGGCGTCCTCGCGAGCCAGCCGTCCACCGCGATCCTTGACATCGAGGGCCGCATCGCGGCGAGCGTCCAGGGGGCCACGACCGAGGCGACTCTCGCAGGCCTCGTCGACGACGTCCTGGCCGAAGGGGGAGCGAAGGAGTGA
- a CDS encoding cytochrome c biogenesis CcdA family protein yields the protein MNPGGTVVDGALPLATLVAALAGLVSFASPCVIPLVPGYLGYVTGLSDVDLDKRSPRRMMLGALLFVAGFTVVFVLSAMFVATAGRALVENRELLTRVGGVVVIVMALVFLGLGGRASERTLRLPVRPATGLAGAPVLGAVFGFGWIPCVGPTLAAVLALSVAGDASTTRAVILAVAYCLGLGLPFVLIAGAYERWGSVSTWLRRRLRTIQVIGGLLLLAVGVLLVTGWWDDITVWMQARWIRGFEVIL from the coding sequence GTGAACCCCGGTGGGACCGTCGTCGACGGCGCCTTGCCCCTCGCCACCCTCGTCGCGGCCCTCGCGGGCCTGGTCTCCTTCGCGAGCCCGTGCGTCATCCCGCTCGTGCCGGGCTACCTCGGCTACGTGACCGGGCTGTCCGACGTCGACCTGGACAAGCGCTCGCCGCGCCGGATGATGCTCGGGGCGCTGCTCTTCGTCGCGGGGTTCACCGTCGTCTTCGTGCTCAGCGCGATGTTCGTCGCCACCGCCGGCCGCGCGCTCGTCGAGAACCGCGAGCTGCTGACCCGCGTCGGCGGGGTGGTCGTCATCGTCATGGCCCTGGTCTTCCTCGGCCTCGGCGGCCGGGCGAGCGAGCGGACGCTGCGCCTGCCGGTCCGGCCCGCGACCGGGCTCGCCGGTGCCCCGGTCCTCGGGGCCGTCTTCGGCTTCGGTTGGATACCCTGCGTCGGGCCGACGCTCGCCGCGGTCCTGGCCCTCTCCGTCGCGGGGGACGCGTCGACCACCCGGGCCGTCATCCTCGCCGTCGCCTACTGCCTCGGCCTCGGGCTCCCCTTCGTCCTCATCGCCGGCGCCTACGAGCGGTGGGGCTCGGTCTCCACCTGGCTGCGGCGACGCTTGCGGACCATCCAGGTCATCGGCGGGCTGCTCCTGCTCGCCGTGGGCGTCCTGCTCGTCACCGGCTGGTGGGACGACATCACCGTGTGGATGCAGGCCCGCTGGATCCGCGGCTTCGAGGTGATCCTGTGA
- the resB gene encoding cytochrome c biogenesis protein ResB yields the protein MSTSVTQPTLGLVGWARWAWRQLTSMKTALFLLLLLAIGAVPGSMFPQRSLDPSRTADWIQRHPDAGPILDRFYAFDVYSSPWFSAIYLLLFTSLIGCIVPRTIILARQLRGQPPRTPRRLERLEVHDALVVRDEDVPAALDSAARALRRKRYRVARHDDETVSAEGGYLKEVGNLAFHGSLVTLIVGLAIGHLYGWRADIVVPEGESFVSTVTRYDTWAPGPLVDAADLTPFELTVEEMTARFEEDHQSQLGMPRAFSASVTYAERLGGEHQPGRVAVNHPLELDDATVFLLGNGYAPFVTVKDDQGETLYRGATPFLAQDGTYRSTGAIKIGAAEPEQLGFVGLFLPTAVIDEVNGPISIFPDLRHPALAMSLYEGELYPEGGAQSVFTIDTESMTAVGPDDGSEDVARLWLRPGETAELPGDRGTITFDRVDRFAGFAVRHDPGQGLVLASSLVALLGLIASLTIRRRRVFVRVRPAGEGLSVLHVGGMAKGDDDGLGRIVAGIADDLSEQHADTGDGTQPRVG from the coding sequence GTGAGCACCTCGGTGACGCAGCCCACGCTCGGTCTCGTGGGCTGGGCCCGCTGGGCCTGGCGTCAGCTGACGAGCATGAAGACCGCCCTCTTCCTGCTGCTCCTCCTCGCCATCGGCGCCGTGCCCGGCTCGATGTTCCCCCAGCGTTCGCTCGACCCCTCGCGCACCGCCGACTGGATCCAGCGCCACCCCGACGCCGGGCCGATCCTGGACCGCTTCTACGCCTTCGACGTCTACTCCTCGCCGTGGTTCTCGGCGATCTACCTGTTGCTCTTCACCTCGCTCATCGGGTGCATCGTCCCGCGCACGATCATCCTCGCCCGGCAGCTGCGCGGCCAGCCGCCCCGGACCCCTCGCCGGCTCGAGCGGCTCGAGGTCCACGACGCCCTCGTCGTCCGCGATGAGGACGTCCCCGCGGCCCTCGACAGCGCCGCGAGGGCACTACGCCGCAAGCGGTATCGCGTCGCCCGCCACGACGACGAGACCGTCTCGGCCGAAGGGGGATACCTCAAGGAGGTCGGCAACCTCGCCTTCCACGGCTCCCTGGTGACCCTCATCGTCGGCCTGGCCATCGGGCACCTCTACGGGTGGCGGGCCGACATCGTCGTCCCCGAGGGCGAGTCCTTCGTGAGCACCGTGACGCGCTACGACACGTGGGCGCCCGGGCCGCTCGTCGACGCCGCCGACCTCACCCCCTTCGAGCTGACCGTCGAGGAGATGACGGCACGCTTCGAGGAGGACCACCAGTCCCAGCTCGGCATGCCGCGCGCCTTCTCGGCGAGCGTCACCTACGCCGAGCGCCTCGGCGGCGAGCACCAGCCCGGCCGGGTCGCCGTCAACCACCCGCTCGAGCTCGACGACGCCACCGTCTTCCTCCTCGGCAACGGTTACGCCCCCTTCGTCACCGTCAAGGACGACCAGGGCGAGACCCTCTACCGCGGCGCCACGCCCTTCCTCGCGCAGGACGGCACGTACCGATCGACCGGCGCGATCAAGATCGGCGCCGCCGAGCCCGAGCAGCTCGGCTTCGTCGGGCTCTTCCTGCCGACCGCCGTCATCGACGAGGTCAACGGTCCCATCTCGATCTTCCCCGACCTGCGCCACCCGGCCCTGGCGATGAGCCTCTACGAGGGCGAGCTCTACCCCGAGGGCGGCGCCCAGTCGGTCTTCACCATCGACACCGAGTCGATGACCGCCGTCGGCCCCGACGACGGCAGCGAGGACGTCGCCCGGCTCTGGCTGCGCCCCGGCGAGACCGCCGAGCTGCCCGGCGACCGCGGGACGATTACCTTCGACCGGGTCGACCGCTTCGCCGGCTTCGCCGTGCGCCACGACCCCGGCCAGGGCCTCGTCCTCGCCTCCTCGCTCGTCGCGCTGCTCGGCCTCATCGCCTCGCTGACGATCCGCCGCCGCCGCGTCTTCGTGCGGGTCCGGCCGGCCGGGGAGGGCCTGTCGGTCCTCCACGTCGGCGGGATGGCGAAGGGGGACGACGACGGGCTGGGCCGGATCGTCGCCGGCATCGCCGACGACCTGAGCGAGCAGCACGCAGACACCGGTGACGGCACCCAGCCCCGGGTGGGATGA
- the ccsB gene encoding c-type cytochrome biogenesis protein CcsB, with translation MTNEALATYANYALYSAVGVLTLAMIAYAVYLAGAVPAAEREAALADEDEAATARAQARAERVAALTGGGGTTTVAPAEAPEVDAASDTPSPQGDPEKARKGAGIGGALAWLGTGLLVVSVLLRGLSVERAPLGNIFEFSVAGSAVAMLIFCLGPLRKGMHWLGLFVLAPISLLLWVAGTLWYTEAAELVPSLDSYWLVIHVSAAVLATGLSIVGGVLAALFLVRDRASARSFWAKLPAAPQLERLSYGMHVVAFPLWTFALITGAVWARQAWSSYWNWDPKEVWTFVIWVVYAAYLHARVTRNANRRTVAWIAIAGFACIVINYTIVNFYFVGQHSYAGVG, from the coding sequence ATGACGAACGAAGCGCTGGCCACGTACGCCAACTACGCCCTGTACTCCGCCGTCGGGGTGCTCACCCTCGCGATGATCGCCTACGCGGTCTACCTCGCCGGGGCGGTCCCCGCCGCCGAGCGCGAGGCCGCGCTCGCCGACGAGGACGAGGCCGCGACGGCCCGTGCCCAGGCGCGCGCCGAGCGGGTCGCCGCGCTGACCGGAGGCGGGGGCACGACCACCGTCGCCCCGGCGGAGGCTCCCGAGGTCGACGCCGCGAGCGACACCCCTTCGCCCCAGGGCGACCCCGAGAAGGCGCGCAAGGGCGCCGGCATCGGCGGTGCGCTCGCCTGGCTCGGCACCGGCCTGCTCGTCGTCTCGGTCCTCCTGCGCGGCCTGTCCGTCGAGCGCGCCCCGCTGGGCAACATCTTCGAGTTCTCCGTCGCCGGCTCCGCCGTCGCGATGCTCATCTTCTGCCTCGGGCCGCTGCGCAAGGGGATGCACTGGCTCGGGCTCTTCGTGCTCGCCCCGATCTCGCTGCTCCTGTGGGTCGCCGGCACGCTCTGGTACACCGAGGCCGCCGAGCTCGTGCCGAGCCTGGACTCCTACTGGCTCGTCATCCACGTCTCGGCGGCGGTGCTCGCGACGGGCCTGTCGATCGTCGGTGGTGTCCTCGCCGCGCTCTTCCTCGTCCGTGACCGTGCCTCCGCGCGGTCGTTCTGGGCCAAGCTGCCCGCGGCCCCGCAGCTCGAGCGTCTCTCCTACGGGATGCACGTCGTCGCGTTCCCGCTGTGGACCTTCGCCCTCATCACGGGTGCCGTCTGGGCCCGTCAGGCGTGGAGCTCGTACTGGAACTGGGACCCCAAGGAGGTATGGACCTTCGTCATCTGGGTGGTCTACGCCGCCTACCTGCACGCCCGCGTGACGAGGAACGCCAACCGCCGCACCGTCGCGTGGATCGCGATCGCCGGTTTCGCCTGCATCGTCATCAACTACACGATCGTCAACTTCTACTTCGTCGGTCAGCACAGCTACGCGGGCGTCGGCTGA